From the Immundisolibacter sp. genome, the window ACCTGCCGGGCGCCGCAGGCCAGGCTGTGGCCCATGCCGGCCGTAGCCTGATCGCAGACCACCACGTGAGCTCCGGCCTGCGCGAGCACGACGGCAAGGTCCTCGTCGCCAGGGCGCACCACCGCAATGATTTCGGTCACGGCCGGGCGCAGGGCTGACACGGCGTGCAGGACCAGCGGCCTGCCGTGCAGTGGCGCCAGCAGCTTGTTGCCACCGAAGCGCGAGCCGGCACCCGCGGCCAGCAGGATGCCTATCGTCACGCGGCGCCGACGGCCTTGCGGCTGGCGCGGTCGACCAGTCGGGCCTGCGCGCCGGCCAGCGCGCCGTTGCGGGCGCCGATCAGCTCGGCCGCGATGGCGACTGCGATCTCCATCGGCGCGTGCGAGCCGATCGGCAGGCCGATGGGCGCGTGCAGGCGGGCAATGGCCGCCTCCGGCAGGTCCAGTTGCCGCAGGCGTTCGAGGCGTTTTTCCGTGGTCCGCTGCGAGCCGAGCGCGCCGACGTAGAAGGCCGGCGATTCGAGCGCCTGCATCAGCGCCAGGTCGTCCACGCGCGGGTCGTGCGTGAGGGTGATGACGGCCGAGCGTTCGTCGGTGACGCGGGTGCGGATTACCTCGTCCGGCATGCCGCTGAGCAGTTCCGTGCCCGGCACGTCCCAGGCGGCGGCGTAGTCCGAGCGCGGATCGCAGACCACGACGTGGTAGTCGAGCGCCTGTGCGAGCTGGGCGATGCAGCGCGACAGTTCGGCGGCGCCGATGATGATCAGCTGCCACTGCGGCCCGAACACCTTGCGCAGCAGGTCGTCCCGCAGGGTGCAGGCGGCGGTGTGCGGGCCGGCCGGCAACAGGCGGCTGGCGCCGTTGGCAAGATTCAGTTCGCGGGTGATGGCGCGGCGCTGTTCGAGCGCCGCAAGGACCTCGGCCAGATCGCCGGCCTGCGTTATCGGCTCGCATACCAGCTCCAGCGTGCCGCCACAGGGCAGGCCGAAGCGCTCGCCTTCCTCGCGACTGAGGCCGTAGATCAGCCGTTCGGGACCGCTGCGGGCAACCTGTCCGCCGCGCAGCTTGGCGACCAGGTCGTCCTCCACGCAGCCGCCGGACACCGAGCCCATCAGCTGGCCGGCGGCGCCGACTGCCAGCAGCGAGCCCACCGGCCGTGGCGACGAACCCCAGGTGTGCGTGACGGTGACCAGATGCGTCCGCGCGCCGGCGCGGACCCAGTCCAGCAGGGCGCGGATGACGTTCAGATCGCTGCTGTCCATGCCTGTTGGTTGCGGTTCAGGGGTGCCGGGTGGTCATTTTACGTCGCTGCCGGCCGGTAGCCTTCGCGCCACGGCACGGGCCAGAGCGAAGCGGCTATCGGCTTGCGCGCCGGGAAACAGGCCTTCCTGGTAATGCACGATGTCGAGTTGCCACAGCAGGTGCCGCAGCTCGCCGGGGCGCAGGCGAAAGTGTGGCGAGGCTGGCC encodes:
- a CDS encoding XdhC family protein, with translation MDSSDLNVIRALLDWVRAGARTHLVTVTHTWGSSPRPVGSLLAVGAAGQLMGSVSGGCVEDDLVAKLRGGQVARSGPERLIYGLSREEGERFGLPCGGTLELVCEPITQAGDLAEVLAALEQRRAITRELNLANGASRLLPAGPHTAACTLRDDLLRKVFGPQWQLIIIGAAELSRCIAQLAQALDYHVVVCDPRSDYAAAWDVPGTELLSGMPDEVIRTRVTDERSAVITLTHDPRVDDLALMQALESPAFYVGALGSQRTTEKRLERLRQLDLPEAAIARLHAPIGLPIGSHAPMEIAVAIAAELIGARNGALAGAQARLVDRASRKAVGAA